From a single Equus asinus isolate D_3611 breed Donkey chromosome 2, EquAss-T2T_v2, whole genome shotgun sequence genomic region:
- the MARVELD1 gene encoding MARVEL domain-containing protein 1 — MLPPPPRQPPPQARAARGAVRLQRAFLRGPLGVLRLLQLLAGAAFWITIATSRYQGPVHFALFVSVLFWLLTLGLYFLTLLGKHELVPVLGTRWLLVNVAHDLLAAALYGAATGIMIDQTQSHSYCNLKDYQMSCAYHAFLAAAVCGGLCLGLYLLSALYGCCRRCQGEQEVA; from the coding sequence ATGCTTCCGCCGCCCCCGCGCCAGCCGCCGCCCCAGGCGCGCGCGGCCCGCGGGGCGGTGCGCCTGCAGCGGGCCTTCCTGCGCGGCCCGCTGGGCGTGCTGcggctgctgcagctgctggccGGCGCCGCCTTCTGGATCACCATCGCCACGAGCAGGTACCAGGGCCCCGTGCACTTCGCGCTCTTCGTGTCCGTGCTCTTCTGGCTGCTGACCCTGGGCCTCTACTTCCTCACGCTGCTGGGCAAGCACGAGCTGGTGCCCGTGCTGGGCACGCGCTGGCTCCTGGTCAACGTGGCGCACGACCTGCTGGCGGCCGCGCTCTACGGTGCCGCGACGGGCATCATGATCGACCAGACGCAGAGTCACAGCTACTGCAACCTCAAGGATTACCAGATGTCCTGCGCCTACCACGCCTTCCTGGCGGCCGCCGTCTGCGGCGGCCTCTGCCTCGGCCTCTACCTGCTCTCGGCGCTCTATggctgctgccgccgctgccaAGGCGAGCAGGAGGTGGCGTGA